Proteins encoded within one genomic window of Theobroma cacao cultivar B97-61/B2 chromosome 7, Criollo_cocoa_genome_V2, whole genome shotgun sequence:
- the LOC18594010 gene encoding early nodulin-like protein 2 has product MMSQKSLVLFLVFFAYLLSFSQAYRNFYVGGKDGWVLQPKEKYNDWAGRQRFQVNDTLTFKYEKGSDSVLLVHKDDYYKCNRTNPVKKMDSGNSEFQFPHSGPFFFISGKEGHCPKGQKLITVVMAERKKKSPTHPPKAAPPMYPVPIIKPPASSPYSSPGPAQSPKHHGPVAKPPKASSPGPALAPTSPTPVAEPPQELSPTPAPSSHIYPGPANSPKHHGPVAKPPKASSPGPALAPTSPSPVAESPSESSPTPAPSSHISPSLGPALSPMAHGPIAHPPKATSPSPALSPNSPTPSSFPPSPQSAAPQALTPSPSNAPVESPTVISPPGPPTAPSPSPTGSPSPTGSQAPSGRQTGSPAPSTSFATATYSSATVLAGSVLLSMVFGSFVGAI; this is encoded by the exons ATGATGTCTCAGAAATCTCTCGTCCTTTTCTTGGTTTTCTTTGCTTaccttctctctttctctcaagCCTACAGAAACTTCTATGTTGGTGGCAAAGATGGCTGGGTTTTGCAGCCTAAAGAGAAGTACAATGACTGGGCTGGTAGACAAAGGTTCCAAGTCAATGACACTCTGA CTTTCAAATATGAGAAAGGATCAGACTCAGTTTTGCTGGTACACAAAGATGATTACTACAAGTGCAACAGAACGAACCCTGTAAAGAAAATGGACAGTGGAAATTCTGAGTTTCAATTTCCTCACTCCGGTCCCTTCTTTTTCATCAGTGGGAAAGAGGGTCATTGCCCAAAGGGGCAGAAACTGATCACCGTTGTTATGgctgagagaaagaaaaaatcacCAACTCATCCCCCAAAAGCAGCTCCTCCTATGTACCCTGTTCCGATTATCAAGCCTCCAGCATCATCCCCATATTCATCACCAGGGCCAGCACAGTCTCCCAAGCATCATGGCCCTGTTGCAAAACCTCCTAAAGCATCATCTCCAGGTCCAGCTTTGGCTCCTACATCTCCAACCCCTGTTGCTGAACCTCCCCAAGAATTATCTCCAACACCAGCACCATCTTCCCACATTTATCCAGGGCCAGCAAACTCTCCCAAGCATCATGGCCCTGTTGCAAAACCCCCCAAAGCATCATCTCCAGGGCCAGCTTTGGCTCCCACATCCCCTTCCCCTGTTGCTGAATCTCCCAGTGAATCATCTCCAACGCCAGCACCATCTTCCCATATTTCTCCATCTCTAGGACCAGCCCTGTCACCAATGGCTCATGGTCCTATTGCACATCCTCCTAAAGCAACATCTCCATCGCCAGCTTTGTCTCCTAATTCACCTACACCATCCTCATTTCCTCCATCTCCACAGTCAGCAGCACCCCAAGCTCTGACTCCATCTCCTTCCAATGCCCCTGTTGAGTCACCAACGGTCATAAGCCCACCAGGTCCACCAACAGCTCCTTCTCCTTCTCCAACCGGATCACCATCACCAACAGGTTCTCAGGCACCATCTGGAAGACAAACAGGATCTCCGGCTCCTTCCACGTCATTTGCCACTGCAACTTATTCAAGTGCAACGGTCTTAGCAGGCAGTGTCTTGTTGAGTATGGTATTTGGTAGCTTTGTGGGTGCCATTTAG
- the LOC108662884 gene encoding zinc finger CCCH domain-containing protein 49-like — MHPNSDSLSRRVPHVLHRYLPSNDFESDSLSDDSDLAVDAFSRDHFRMNEFKVRRCARGRPHDRTKCPYAHTSKKARRRDPRKFRYSGTACPDFRKGNCKEGDSCEFAHGVFECWLHPARYRTQPCKDFSSHAGATSGSCPSRFREEMGPDRMNLIMLDRPHATF, encoded by the coding sequence ATGCATCCCAACAGTGACTCCTTGTCCCGTCGAGTACCTCACGTCCTCCACCGCTACCTTCCGTCAAACGACTTCGAGTCTGACTCGCTGAGTGACGACTCCGACTTAGCGGTCGACGCATTCTCACGCGACCATTTCCGCATGAACGAGTTCAAAGTGAGGAGGTGCGCGCGTGGCAGGCCACATGACCGGACTAAGTGTCCGTACGCCCACACTAGTAAGAAAGCCCGAAGAAGAGACCCGAGAAAGTTCCGTTACTCTGGAACTGCTTGCCCTGATTTTCGCAAGGGAAACTGCAAAGAAGGCGATTCCTGTGAGTTTGCTCATGGCGTTTTTGAGTGCTGGCTCCATCCTGCTCGTTATCGTACTCAGCCTTGCAAAGACTTTAGCTCACACGCCGGAGCAACATCGGGGTCTTGCCCCAGCAGATTCCGAGAGGAAATGGGGCCGGATcggatgaatttgattatgTTGGATCGCCCACATGCCACCTTCTAG
- the LOC18594013 gene encoding indole-3-acetic acid-amido synthetase GH3.17, whose product MATERHQAGLEIFEYLTTNAHQIQEQVLEEILNRNARTEYLRGFLNGQCDKQLFKKNVPIITYQDVEPYINRIANGEPSDILLAEPLTGFYRSTGTSGGQPKLIPSIDEEDKLVLRDTLIESVIRKHFGDLDKAGKRMELMFAKPEIETPSGLMARTATTVLFKRSSFINILPKLYTSPIETIFCLDTNQSMYCQLLAGLIQRDEVVRIGSIFASAVLRAIKCLEDRWKELCSNIKTGHVSDWITDSGCRNALSLILKPNPDLADSIENICGCESWEGIIKKLWPKAKYIGAITTGFMSQYTAALEFYSGGLPLVSSFYVCSEAMCGINLEPLKRHADVSYTIVPNMAYFEFLPVKKDCPTIFPDQVGVSHQESKEMKSNNEVIEPVDLVNVEPGQCYELIVTTSAGLYRYKIGDILMATGFHNNAPQFQFVERQNVILSIDAEKTSEADLLRAVTKAKALLDPLGFLLTGYSSYADTSSTPGYYVLFWELKRKESNDTKELDPKIMVECCSRMEESLNYTYKVYRKENTIAPLEIRVVKEGTFDALMDYYVSQGVSMSQYKAPSCIKSKEVMKILDSGVIGKFSNPEIRF is encoded by the exons ATGGCAACAGAGAGGCACCAAGCTGGTTTAGAGATTTTTGAGTACCTGACCACCAATGCGCATCAAATACAAGAACAAGTATTAGAGGAGATACTTAATCGAAATGCAAGAACAGAGTATCTGAGGGGCTTTCTTAATGGCCAATGTGACAAGCAACTCTTCAAAAAGAATGTTCCCATTATTACTTACCAAGATGTTGAGCCTTACATAAATAGGATCGCTAATGGGGAGCCATCGGATATCCTTTTGGCTGAACCTCTTACTGGGTTCTATCGAAG CACTGGAACTTCAGGAGGGCAACCAAAACTGATACCTTCAATTGATGAAGAGGACAAATTGGTATTACGTGATACCCTAATAGAATCTGTCATTAGAAA GCACTTTGGTGACTTAGATAAAGCCGGAAAAAGAATGGAACTTATGTTTGCCAAACCAGAGATTGAAACTCCATCTGGCTTAATGGCAAGAACTGCCACAACAGTTTTATTCAAGCGCAGTAGCTTTATAAACATCTTACCCAAGCTTTACACAAGCCCAATTGAGACAATCTTTTGCTTAGACACCAACCAGAGCATGTATTGTCAATTACTTGCAGGTTTAATACAGCGAGATGAGGTTGTAAGGATTGGCTCAATCTTTGCATCTGCAGTGCTAAGAGCTATCAAGTGTTTAGAAGATCGTTGGAAAGAGCTATGCTCTAACATAAAAACAGGTCATGTAAGCGATTGGATCACAGACTCAGGATGTAGAAATGCACTGTCATTGATCTTGAAGCCTAATCCAGATTTGGCTGATTCAATAGAAAACATATGCGGTTGTGAATCATGGGAAGGAATAATCAAAAAGCTTTGGCCTAAAGCAAAGTATATCGGTGCCATTACTACAGGTTTTATGAGTCAATATACTGCAGCACTTGAATTCTACAGTGGAGGGCTCCCTTtagtgtcaagcttttatgTTTGCTCTGAAGCTATGTGTGGGATCAATCTAGAACCTCTAAAAAGGCATGCTGATGTCTCCTACACCATTGTCCCCAATATGGCGTACTTTGAGTTCCTTCCTGTGAAGAAAGATTGTCCAACAATATTTCCAGATCAGGTTGGGGTTTCACACCAAGAATCGAAGGAAATGAAGAGCAACAatgaagttattgaacctgTTGATCTTGTAAATGTGGAGCCTGGTCAATGTTATGAACTAATTGTCACAACTTCTGCAG gCTTATATCGTTACAAAATTGGAGATATTCTTATGGCAACTGGTTTCCACAATAATGCACCTCAATTCCAATTTGTGGAGCGACAAAATGTAATTCTAAGTATTGATGCAGAAAAAACAAGTGAAGCAGACCTCTTAAGGGCAGTGACAAAAGCAAAGGCTCTTCTTGATCCACTTGGCTTTCTCTTGACAGGGTACTCTAGCTATGCTGATACTTCATCAACACCAGGTTACTATGTATTATTTTGGGAACTTAAGAGGAAGGAAAGCAACGATACGAAAGAGCTTGATCCCAAGATAATGGTAGAATGTTGCTCCAGAATGGAAGAGTCACTCAATTACACGTATAAAGTCTATAGGAAGGAAAATACAATTGCACCTTTGGAGATTAGGGTGGTAAAGGAAGGAACTTTTGATGCCCTTATGGATTACTATGTATCACAAGGAGTTTCTATGAGCCAATACAAGGCACCTAGTTGCATCAAATCTAAGgaagtcatgaaaattttagattcCGGAGTGATAGGAAAGTTTTCCAATCCGGAAATTCgtttttga
- the LOC18594011 gene encoding indole-3-acetic acid-amido synthetase GH3.17, translating to MAADRHQAGLKILEKLTTDAYQIQEQVLEDILNRNAGTEYLRGFLNGQCDKQHFKKNVPIVTYDDIEPYIHRIANGESSDILLAEPVTGFYRSTGTSGGQPKLIPSTAEKDKGALFQTLMGSVMNKHFGDLDKAGKSMQLLFTKPEIETPSGLLATTATTSIFKDSGFRNIVSMRYTSPIETIFCSDINQSMYCQLLVGLIQRDKVVSVGSIFASAMVRAIKFIEDHWEELCYNIKTGHLSSWISDSGCKNALSLIMKPNPDLADSIENICGCKSWEGIIRKLWPKAKYIGAVATGVMSQYTAALDFYSGGLPLVSSAYVCSEAMCGINLEPLSKPADVSYTFLSNMAYFEFLPVKKDCLTMFLDQVQFNSVARQESKEMMSSIEAIEPVDLVNVEPGQCYELVVTTSAGLYRYKVGDILMATGFYNNAPQFQFVERQNVILSIDAEKTSEVDLLRAVTKAKALLDPLGFLLTGYTSYADTSSTPGHYILFWELKMKESNDMKEPDPKIMVECCFSMEESLNYTYRMYRKENIIAPLELRVVKQGTFDALMDYYVSQGASMSQYKGPSCIKSKQAIKILDSRVMGKFFSVETQF from the exons ATGGCAGCAGATAGGCACCAAGCTGGCTTAAAGATTTTGGAGAAGTTGACCACCGATGCTTACCAAATACAAGAACAGGTACTGGAGGACATACTTAATCGAAATGCAGGAACAGAATACCTAAGGGGCTTCCTAAATGGCCAATGCGACAAGCAACACTTCAAAAAGAATGTTCCCATTGTTACCTATGATGATATTGAGCCTTACATCCATCGGATCGCCAATGGGGAGTCATCAGATATCCTTTTAGCTGAACCTGTCACTGGGTTCTATCGAAG CACTGGAACTTCAGGAGGACAACCAAAGCTGATACCTTCAACTGCTGAAAAGGACAAAGGGGCATTATTTCAGACCCTAATGGGATCTGTGATGAACAA GCACTTTGGTGACTTAGATAAAGCCGGAAAAAGTATGCAACTTTTGTTTACCAAACCAGAGATTGAAACTCCATCTGGCCTACTGGCAACAACTGCTACAACAAGCATATTCAAGGACAGTGGCTTTAGAAACATTGTGTCCATGCGTTACACAAGCCCAATTGAGACAATCTTTTGTTCAGACATCAACCAGAGCATGTATTGCCAATTACTTGTTGGTTTAATACAGCGGGATAAGGTTGTATCGGTTGGCTCAATCTTTGCATCTGCAATGGTAAGAGCTATCAAGTTTATAGAAGATCACTGGGAAGAGCTATGCTACAACATAAAAACAGGTCACTTAAGCAGTTGGATCAGTGACTCAGGATGCAAAAATGCTCTGTCATTGATCATGAAGCCTAATCCAGATTTGGCTGATTCAATAGAAAATATATGTGGTTGTAAATCATGGGAAGGAATAATCAGAAAGCTTTGGCCTAAAGCAAAGTATATTGGTGCTGTTGCTACAGGCGTTATGAGTCAATATACTGCAGCACTCGATTTCTACAGTGGAGGGCTCCCTTTAGTGTCAAGTGCTTATGTTTGTTCTGAAGCTATGTGTGGGATCAATTTAGAACCTCTAAGCAAGCCTGCTGATGTCTCTTACACCTTCCTCTCCAATATGGCATACTTTGAATTCCTTCCTGTGAAGAAAGATTGTCTAACAATGTTTCTGGATCAGGTTCAGTTTAATAGTGTTGCACGCCAAGAGTCCAAGGAAATGATGAGCAGCATTGAAGCTATTGAACCTGTTGATCTTGTGAATGTGGAGCCTGGTCAATGTTATGAACTGGTTGTCACAACTTCTGCAG GCTTATACCGGTACAAAGTTGGAGATATTCTTATGGCAACGGGTTTCTACAATAATGCACCTCAATTCCAGTTTGTTGAGCGACAAAATGTAATTCTAAGTATTGATGCAGAAAAAACAAGCGAAGTAGACCTCTTAAGGGCAGTGACAAAAGCAAAGGCTCTTCTTGATCCGCTTGGCTTTCTGTTGACAGGGTACACTAGCTATGCTGATACTTCATCAACACCAGGTCACTACATATTATTTTGGGAACTTAAGATGAAGGAAAGCAATGACATGAAAGAGCCTGATCCCAAGATAATGGTAGAATGTTGCTTCAGCATGGAAGAGTCACTCAATTACACGTACAGAATGTATAGGAAGGAAAATATAATTGCACCTTTGGAGCTTAGGGTGGTAAAACAGGGAACTTTTGATGCCCTAATGGATTACTATGTATCACAAGGAGCTTCTATGAGCCAATACAAGGGACCTAGTTGCATCAAATCTAAGCAAGCCATAAAGATTTTAGATTCCAGAGTGATGGGAAAGTTTTTCAGCGTGGAAACTCAGTTTTGA